In a genomic window of Cytobacillus sp. FSL H8-0458:
- the metK gene encoding methionine adenosyltransferase, with amino-acid sequence MSTKRRLFTSESVTEGHPDKICDQISDAILDAILAKDANARVAAETSVTTGLVLVAGEITTSTYVDIPKIVRETVKEIGYTRAKYGFDSETCAVLTSIDEQSADIAMGVDQALEAREGQMSDQEIEAIGAGDQGLMFGFACNETKELMPLPISLAHKLSRRLTEVRKEEILPYLRPDGKTQVTVEYDENDKPVRIDTIVISTQHHPEISLEQIQRNLKEHVINPVVPKELIDENTKYFINPTGRFVIGGPQGDAGLTGRKIIVDTYGGYARHGGGAFSGKDPTKVDRSAAYAARYVAKNLVAAGLAEKVEVQLAYAIGVAQPVSISVDTFGTGKVDEDVLVDLVRKHFDLRPAGIINMLGLRRPIYKQTAAYGHFGRTDVDLPWERTDKAEILRSEA; translated from the coding sequence ATGTCAACAAAACGTCGTTTGTTTACTTCTGAATCAGTTACTGAAGGTCATCCGGATAAAATCTGTGACCAAATTTCTGATGCAATCTTAGATGCGATTTTAGCTAAAGATGCGAATGCCCGTGTTGCTGCAGAGACTTCTGTAACAACTGGACTTGTATTAGTTGCAGGTGAAATTACAACATCTACATACGTAGATATTCCAAAAATCGTTCGTGAAACGGTAAAAGAAATCGGTTATACTCGTGCTAAATATGGTTTCGACTCTGAAACATGTGCAGTTTTAACTTCCATTGATGAGCAGTCTGCAGATATCGCAATGGGTGTTGACCAGGCACTTGAAGCACGCGAAGGGCAAATGAGCGATCAGGAAATCGAAGCAATCGGTGCAGGAGACCAGGGCTTAATGTTCGGTTTTGCCTGCAACGAAACGAAAGAGCTTATGCCTCTTCCGATTTCTTTAGCACATAAACTTTCCCGCCGCCTGACTGAAGTTCGTAAAGAAGAAATCCTTCCATACCTTCGTCCGGACGGAAAAACTCAGGTAACCGTTGAGTATGATGAAAATGACAAGCCTGTCCGCATTGACACAATCGTTATTTCTACTCAGCATCATCCTGAAATCAGCCTGGAGCAAATCCAGCGCAACCTGAAGGAACATGTTATTAACCCGGTTGTTCCGAAAGAACTAATCGATGAGAATACAAAGTACTTCATCAACCCGACTGGACGTTTTGTTATCGGCGGACCACAGGGGGATGCTGGTCTGACTGGACGCAAAATCATTGTTGATACTTACGGCGGATATGCACGCCATGGCGGCGGCGCGTTCTCCGGTAAGGATCCTACAAAGGTTGACCGCTCTGCTGCATATGCTGCACGTTATGTAGCGAAGAACCTTGTAGCAGCCGGCTTGGCAGAAAAAGTTGAAGTTCAGCTTGCTTATGCAATCGGTGTGGCACAGCCTGTTTCCATCTCTGTTGATACATTTGGAACTGGCAAAGTGGATGAAGATGTATTAGTTGATTTAGTAAGAAAGCATTTTGATCTTCGTCCTGCAGGAATTATTAACATGCTTGGCCTTCGCCGCCCAATTTACAAGCAGACAGCTGCTTACGGACACTTCGGACGTACAGATGTTGACCTTCCTTGGGAGCGTACTGACAAGGCAGAAATTCTTCGTTCTGAAGCTTAA
- the asnB gene encoding asparagine synthase (glutamine-hydrolyzing) produces MCGFIGCVHEKAQNYRDADKEQFQNMNDIITHRGPDDSGYYFDDHIQFGFRRLSIIDIESGHQPLTYENERYWIIFNGEIYNYVELREELLKAGLSFETSSDTEVIIALYSHMKEKAVEKLRGMFAFVIWDKQEQSLYGARDPFGIKPFFYYDKGDRTFFGSEKKSILLALQNDVLNYDSLQHYLTYQFVPEPSTMSEGIHKLEPGHYFTKKIGAPMDIKRYWKAAFHPVQKSEADFTKEIRDVLFDSVKMHMRADVPVGSFLSGGIDSSIIASIAKEFHPAIKTFSVGFERNGFSEVDVAKETAEKLGVENISYIITPEEYMNEIPRIMWHMDDPLADPACVPLYFVAREARKHVTVVLSGEGADELFGGYNIYREPQSLEVFNKIPAIGKKLLRMIANMMPEGMKGKSFIERGVTPMEERYIGNAKMFTEQEKRNLLHVYKDSLNYTDITKPLYEESRGYDPVDRMQYIDIHTWMRGDILLKADKMTMAHSLELRVPFLDKEVFEVASKIPTSLKTANGTTKYILRKAAEGVVPDHVLNRKKLGFPVPIRHWLKDEMNEWAKNIIRESNTDHLINKDYVLQLLEDHCQDKADNSRKIWTVLMFMVWHQVYVEKKYSFEKEYLLDKDLQPLKG; encoded by the coding sequence ATGTGTGGTTTTATTGGTTGTGTACATGAAAAAGCACAAAATTACCGTGACGCAGATAAAGAACAATTCCAAAATATGAATGATATCATTACACACCGGGGTCCGGATGACTCAGGCTACTATTTTGATGATCATATTCAATTTGGCTTCCGCCGGCTGAGCATTATCGATATTGAAAGCGGACACCAGCCTCTGACTTACGAGAATGAGCGTTATTGGATTATCTTTAATGGTGAAATCTATAACTATGTGGAACTTCGTGAAGAACTTCTCAAAGCTGGCTTAAGCTTTGAAACAAGCTCAGATACAGAAGTCATCATTGCTCTATACAGCCATATGAAAGAAAAAGCTGTTGAAAAATTGCGCGGTATGTTTGCGTTTGTCATATGGGATAAACAGGAGCAGTCTTTATATGGAGCCAGAGATCCATTTGGGATTAAACCTTTCTTTTATTACGATAAGGGAGACCGCACGTTCTTTGGATCAGAGAAGAAGAGCATTTTACTGGCACTTCAGAATGATGTATTAAACTATGACTCGCTGCAGCATTATCTGACCTATCAGTTTGTGCCTGAGCCAAGCACGATGTCAGAGGGAATCCACAAGCTTGAGCCAGGCCATTATTTTACTAAAAAAATCGGTGCTCCGATGGATATTAAGCGCTATTGGAAAGCTGCTTTCCATCCAGTGCAGAAATCAGAAGCTGATTTTACAAAAGAAATTAGAGATGTGTTATTCGACTCGGTCAAAATGCATATGCGTGCCGATGTTCCTGTAGGTTCTTTCCTTTCAGGCGGAATTGATTCTTCCATCATTGCGTCGATTGCGAAGGAATTCCATCCTGCTATTAAAACATTCTCTGTTGGTTTTGAACGCAATGGCTTCAGCGAGGTGGATGTAGCGAAAGAAACAGCAGAAAAGCTGGGTGTCGAAAACATCAGCTATATCATTACTCCTGAGGAATACATGAACGAGATTCCGAGAATCATGTGGCATATGGACGATCCGCTTGCTGACCCGGCATGTGTGCCTCTTTATTTTGTTGCAAGAGAAGCACGCAAGCATGTAACGGTTGTACTTTCAGGTGAAGGAGCCGATGAGCTATTTGGCGGCTATAATATTTACCGTGAACCACAATCCCTGGAAGTCTTCAATAAAATCCCTGCCATTGGCAAAAAGCTTCTTCGCATGATTGCAAACATGATGCCGGAGGGGATGAAGGGTAAAAGCTTTATCGAACGCGGTGTCACGCCAATGGAAGAGCGCTACATCGGAAATGCAAAAATGTTTACAGAACAAGAGAAGCGCAATCTGCTTCATGTCTATAAAGACAGCTTAAATTATACGGATATCACGAAACCTTTATATGAAGAAAGCCGAGGCTATGATCCGGTTGACCGTATGCAGTATATCGACATTCATACCTGGATGCGCGGAGACATTCTATTAAAAGCGGACAAAATGACGATGGCGCATTCTCTCGAGCTTCGTGTTCCGTTCCTTGATAAAGAAGTGTTTGAAGTGGCTTCCAAAATCCCTACCAGCCTGAAGACGGCAAATGGCACTACGAAATATATTCTTCGCAAAGCTGCCGAAGGAGTCGTTCCGGACCATGTACTGAACCGCAAAAAGCTTGGATTCCCTGTGCCAATCCGCCACTGGCTGAAGGATGAGATGAATGAGTGGGCAAAAAATATCATCCGTGAAAGCAATACTGATCACCTGATTAATAAAGACTATGTATTGCAGCTGCTTGAAGACCATTGTCAGGATAAAGCGGATAACAGCCGCAAAATCTGGACAGTTCTTATGTTCATGGTGTGGCATCAGGTGTATGTGGAGAAAAAATACTCCTTTGAAAAAGAATACTTGTTAGATAAAGATTTGCAGCCTCTTAAAGGCTAA
- a CDS encoding C39 family peptidase, giving the protein MKIYIGAIVLFLLLIVIFRKIMVKTAPMFLMVFIFVSAAFVYDNLAGSSPPSPVNKIKSWLSEPDEKASAFLGNSTAVIKIKEKIIIDVPAINQFPELPRGCEVTSLSMLLHHAGIQADKMTLAKEIKKNPEPYRIEDGKIYFGHPNEGFIGDMYSFDNPGLGVYHEPVKELAEKYMPGSIEDLTGSDFEDLKIHLSDGRPVWVIINTAYKQLSDDFFQTWHTPSGKIQITYKEHSVLLTGYDQEYLYFNDPLTGEKNKKAPILDFEKAWVQMGKQAITYLPK; this is encoded by the coding sequence TTGAAGATTTATATCGGGGCAATTGTTCTTTTCTTATTATTAATAGTAATATTCAGAAAAATAATGGTAAAAACGGCACCCATGTTTTTAATGGTCTTCATCTTTGTTTCTGCAGCATTTGTTTATGACAACCTTGCAGGAAGCAGTCCTCCTTCACCCGTGAACAAAATAAAATCATGGCTGTCTGAACCAGATGAGAAAGCCAGTGCTTTCCTTGGAAACAGCACAGCTGTAATTAAGATTAAAGAAAAAATAATTATAGATGTGCCCGCAATCAATCAGTTTCCTGAGCTCCCCAGAGGATGTGAAGTCACTAGCTTATCCATGCTCCTGCATCACGCGGGGATCCAGGCTGATAAAATGACACTGGCTAAAGAAATAAAGAAAAATCCTGAGCCTTATCGCATAGAAGACGGAAAAATCTATTTCGGGCATCCGAATGAAGGCTTCATTGGCGATATGTACTCCTTTGATAATCCCGGTCTCGGCGTTTATCATGAACCCGTAAAAGAGCTTGCGGAAAAGTACATGCCCGGCTCGATTGAAGATCTTACCGGATCCGATTTTGAAGACTTAAAGATCCATTTGTCAGACGGCAGACCTGTATGGGTCATTATCAACACAGCCTATAAACAGCTGTCTGATGACTTTTTCCAGACCTGGCATACGCCGAGCGGAAAAATCCAGATTACCTATAAAGAGCATTCTGTCCTGCTAACGGGCTATGACCAGGAATACCTGTACTTCAACGACCCGCTCACAGGCGAGAAAAATAAAAAAGCCCCCATACTCGATTTTGAAAAAGCATGGGTGCAGATGGGAAAGCAGGCTATTACTTATCTCCCAAAATAA
- a CDS encoding gamma carbonic anhydrase, translated as MIYPYKDKEPKIAESAFIADFTTITGDVEIGEDSSVWFNSVIRGDVAPTIIGRKVNIQDNSVLHQSPNNPLILEDEVTVGHQVILHSCIIRKKALIGMGSIVLDQAEIGEGAFIGAGSLIPQGKKIPPNTLAFGRPAKVIRELTPEDIKDMERISREYAEKGQYYKSLQKKQK; from the coding sequence ATGATCTATCCATATAAAGATAAAGAACCTAAAATTGCAGAATCCGCATTTATTGCAGATTTTACTACCATTACCGGCGATGTTGAAATTGGGGAGGATTCCAGTGTCTGGTTCAACTCCGTCATACGCGGAGATGTAGCACCAACCATCATCGGCAGGAAGGTCAATATCCAGGACAATTCCGTCCTTCATCAGAGCCCGAATAACCCGCTTATACTGGAAGACGAAGTAACAGTAGGCCATCAGGTAATCCTTCATAGCTGCATTATCCGCAAGAAAGCTCTAATTGGAATGGGCTCGATTGTCTTAGATCAGGCAGAAATCGGGGAGGGAGCATTTATTGGTGCAGGCAGCCTTATTCCGCAGGGAAAGAAAATTCCGCCCAATACGCTTGCGTTCGGCAGGCCTGCAAAGGTGATCCGTGAGCTGACGCCTGAAGATATAAAAGATATGGAACGGATCAGCAGGGAATACGCTGAAAAAGGCCAATACTATAAGTCTTTGCAGAAAAAGCAAAAATAA
- a CDS encoding alpha/beta hydrolase, with amino-acid sequence MWKWETEGDAKGVIVMVHGAMEHHRRYGWLIEMWRLAGFHVIMGDLPGQGMTTRSRRGHIDSFDEYIIEVKDWVQAAYEFELPVFLLGHSMGGLIAIRLLQEERMNLAGVILSSPCLGLVQQPSKLLNFLSLGLNSVMPGLKMDAGLSVDMATRNQDVLDADLNDSLYVTKVSVRWYRELVYAIKLAFENLDKIQDVPLLVVQGGDDKIVNKTTVREWFNLAPFSEKRFKEWPKCYHEVFNEPEREEVFEYAKDFVNSQLKALGYVV; translated from the coding sequence ATGTGGAAGTGGGAAACTGAAGGAGATGCAAAAGGAGTTATTGTCATGGTTCATGGGGCAATGGAGCATCACCGCCGTTATGGCTGGCTGATTGAAATGTGGCGCTTGGCCGGTTTCCATGTCATTATGGGAGATCTTCCCGGCCAGGGGATGACTACAAGATCCAGAAGGGGCCATATTGATTCCTTTGATGAATATATCATTGAAGTTAAAGATTGGGTACAGGCTGCCTATGAATTTGAATTGCCGGTTTTTCTTTTAGGACACAGCATGGGCGGACTGATTGCCATTCGCCTGCTGCAGGAAGAAAGAATGAATCTCGCTGGAGTGATTTTGTCATCCCCATGTTTAGGTTTGGTTCAGCAGCCTTCGAAATTACTGAACTTTTTATCGCTTGGACTCAATTCAGTGATGCCGGGCCTGAAGATGGATGCAGGATTGTCAGTGGACATGGCGACGCGAAATCAGGATGTCCTTGATGCTGATTTAAATGATTCACTGTATGTAACAAAAGTTTCGGTCAGATGGTACAGGGAACTTGTTTATGCCATAAAGCTTGCCTTTGAGAATCTTGATAAGATCCAGGATGTACCCCTTCTCGTAGTACAGGGCGGCGATGATAAAATCGTGAATAAAACAACTGTCAGAGAATGGTTTAACCTTGCGCCTTTCTCAGAGAAAAGGTTCAAAGAATGGCCAAAGTGCTACCACGAAGTCTTCAATGAACCTGAACGTGAAGAGGTATTTGAATATGCGAAGGATTTCGTGAACAGCCAATTAAAGGCGCTTGGTTATGTGGTTTAA
- a CDS encoding tetraprenyl-beta-curcumene synthase family protein — MSVPSMPISLMSHVYRKVLPAVHKELAYWRSRAEAIPDPELRKQALASIEHKTFHCEGGAIMSLMAKEKYEQAIKFIVAYQTISDYLDNLCDRSTSLDPGDFAALHESMEDALDIDAAVKNYYRLRSEQDDGNYLADLAASCREVLSGLEQYPHIKNHLLELCRYYCDLQIHKHVVVEERVPRLQNWFDQYRSDIPEMEWYEFSACSGSTLGIFCLVSYALRDDFKAEHAVNIRNGYFPYIQGLHILLDYLIDQEEDKAGGDLNFCFYYESEEKLFSRLKHFVAEADKHTEKLPHKHFHKLINRGLLGVYLSDDKVRKQRNVRKLAKSMIKTGGMVSYFFYVNGRAYRIVQKMMPPGFAKAFVK, encoded by the coding sequence ATGAGTGTCCCTTCCATGCCAATTAGTTTAATGTCACATGTCTATCGGAAGGTTCTGCCTGCTGTCCATAAGGAGCTTGCATACTGGAGGAGCCGGGCGGAAGCAATTCCTGATCCGGAATTAAGAAAGCAGGCTCTTGCCAGCATTGAACATAAAACCTTTCACTGTGAAGGCGGAGCTATTATGTCCTTGATGGCAAAGGAAAAATATGAACAAGCGATTAAGTTTATTGTCGCTTATCAGACAATTAGTGATTATTTGGACAATCTTTGCGACAGGAGCACCTCGCTTGATCCCGGAGATTTTGCCGCACTTCATGAGTCAATGGAGGATGCCCTGGATATTGACGCAGCAGTGAAAAATTATTATCGGCTGAGAAGTGAGCAGGATGATGGAAACTATCTTGCAGATTTAGCAGCATCCTGCAGGGAAGTGCTGTCGGGTCTTGAGCAATATCCCCATATAAAAAACCACCTGCTTGAATTATGCCGTTACTATTGTGATCTGCAAATACATAAGCATGTCGTAGTCGAAGAACGTGTACCCCGTCTTCAGAACTGGTTCGACCAATATCGGTCAGATATACCCGAGATGGAATGGTATGAGTTTTCCGCCTGCTCGGGTTCGACACTCGGGATTTTCTGCCTTGTTTCCTACGCACTGAGAGATGATTTTAAAGCGGAGCATGCGGTTAATATAAGAAATGGATATTTTCCATACATCCAGGGACTCCACATTCTGCTTGATTATCTGATTGATCAGGAAGAGGACAAGGCCGGAGGAGACTTGAATTTCTGCTTTTACTATGAAAGCGAAGAGAAACTGTTTTCGAGATTGAAGCACTTTGTTGCAGAGGCAGATAAGCATACGGAAAAGCTGCCTCATAAACATTTCCATAAACTGATTAATCGCGGCCTGCTGGGGGTCTATCTCTCAGATGATAAGGTCCGGAAGCAGCGGAATGTTAGAAAATTAGCCAAAAGTATGATCAAAACAGGCGGAATGGTCAGCTATTTCTTTTATGTGAACGGAAGAGCTTACCGGATAGTGCAGAAGATGATGCCTCCCGGATTTGCAAAAGCCTTTGTGAAATAA
- a CDS encoding class I SAM-dependent methyltransferase has product MKLERILPYARQLLEKAVSPGDIVIDATLGNGHDTVFLADLVGPNGRVYGFDIQEEAVLNTKTRLADHELSDRATLFHTSHEHILENVPPVHHGKVTAAIFNLGYLPGGDKDIVTRPQTTISAIDQLLELMAPEGIILLVIYHGHIEGAVERDYLLRYVKQLDQSLVHVLQYQFINQKNNPPFIIAIEKR; this is encoded by the coding sequence ATGAAGCTTGAAAGAATCTTACCATATGCAAGACAGCTGCTTGAGAAAGCAGTATCACCTGGAGATATCGTTATTGATGCCACTCTGGGCAACGGACATGATACCGTATTTCTGGCTGATCTGGTGGGACCTAACGGCAGAGTTTACGGATTCGATATTCAGGAGGAGGCTGTCCTGAATACAAAAACACGCCTGGCTGATCATGAACTGTCAGACAGGGCTACCCTTTTTCATACAAGTCATGAACACATTCTTGAGAATGTACCTCCTGTCCACCATGGAAAAGTAACGGCAGCCATATTTAACTTAGGTTACTTGCCCGGGGGCGATAAAGATATTGTCACCCGTCCGCAGACAACCATTTCTGCCATCGATCAGCTCTTGGAACTGATGGCTCCGGAAGGGATTATTCTTTTGGTGATTTATCACGGCCATATAGAAGGTGCTGTTGAACGCGATTACCTGCTACGATATGTAAAGCAGCTGGATCAAAGCCTCGTCCATGTTTTGCAGTATCAGTTTATTAATCAAAAAAATAACCCGCCGTTTATCATTGCAATTGAAAAGCGATAA
- a CDS encoding TIGR01212 family radical SAM protein (This family includes YhcC from E. coli K-12, an uncharacterized radical SAM protein.): MDKVNPFPYASDNKRYHTWNYHLRNEFGHKVFKVALDGGFDCPNRDGTVAYGGCTFCSAAGSGDFAGNRADDLETQFNAIKTKMHHKWKDGKYMAYFQAFTNTHAPVEVLRDMYERVLDQEGVVGLSIATRPDCLPDDVVDYLAELNKRTYLWVELGLQTVHERTALLINRAHDYQCYVEGVKKLRKHGIRICSHIINGLPLETPEMMMETAREVAKLDVQGIKIHLLHLLKGTPMVKQFEKGMLEFLSLDEYINLVCDQLEILPPEMIVHRITGDGPIDLMIGPMWSVNKWEVLNGIDAELKRRNSWQGKFYNPSQVEALS; encoded by the coding sequence GTGGATAAAGTAAATCCTTTTCCATATGCATCCGATAATAAACGGTACCATACATGGAATTATCATTTGCGCAATGAATTTGGCCATAAGGTTTTTAAAGTGGCACTTGATGGCGGCTTTGATTGCCCAAACCGTGATGGCACGGTCGCATATGGAGGCTGTACGTTCTGCAGCGCCGCCGGTTCTGGAGACTTTGCCGGGAACCGCGCTGATGATTTGGAAACACAGTTTAATGCAATCAAAACAAAAATGCATCATAAATGGAAAGATGGAAAATATATGGCCTATTTTCAGGCCTTTACGAATACACATGCCCCTGTTGAGGTGCTTCGTGATATGTATGAGAGGGTGCTTGATCAGGAAGGTGTTGTCGGGCTGTCTATTGCAACCCGCCCCGACTGCCTGCCTGATGATGTAGTTGACTATCTGGCAGAGCTTAACAAGCGGACCTATCTCTGGGTAGAGCTTGGCCTGCAGACTGTACATGAACGAACTGCCCTTTTAATTAACCGCGCACATGATTATCAGTGCTATGTGGAGGGAGTAAAAAAGCTCCGCAAACATGGAATCCGCATCTGTTCCCACATCATTAATGGACTTCCGCTTGAAACACCGGAAATGATGATGGAAACCGCCCGGGAAGTTGCGAAGCTGGATGTACAGGGAATTAAAATCCACCTCCTTCATTTATTAAAGGGAACCCCGATGGTTAAACAATTTGAAAAGGGCATGCTTGAGTTTCTTTCTCTTGATGAGTATATAAATTTAGTATGTGATCAGCTGGAAATTTTACCGCCGGAAATGATTGTACATCGCATCACCGGTGATGGGCCAATCGACTTGATGATTGGGCCGATGTGGAGTGTCAATAAGTGGGAAGTCCTTAATGGCATTGATGCAGAATTAAAGCGAAGAAACAGCTGGCAAGGTAAATTTTACAATCCAAGCCAAGTGGAGGCATTGTCATGA
- a CDS encoding YtzC family protein has product MATRESMDTLLQQCEDAIRFAQEQFESGRTQEHFNDLEYSNALQSLEAAYNDITQMAHSANSQQREQLHRMRLQLQQLQNQMIILPH; this is encoded by the coding sequence ATGGCAACACGTGAATCGATGGATACACTCCTTCAGCAGTGTGAGGATGCAATCCGTTTTGCGCAGGAGCAGTTTGAATCAGGGAGAACGCAGGAGCATTTCAATGATCTCGAATACTCCAATGCACTCCAATCTTTGGAAGCTGCCTATAATGATATAACCCAGATGGCACACAGCGCGAACTCCCAGCAGCGTGAACAGCTTCATCGGATGAGGCTCCAGCTGCAGCAGCTCCAAAATCAGATGATAATTCTTCCTCATTAA
- a CDS encoding MDR family MFS transporter: MPRTLWLLIIGMAVNVTGSSFLWPLNTIYIHDHLGKSLSVAGLVLMVNAAASVAGNLIGGSLYDKIGGYRSILLGIVITVMALLGLTFWHGWPAYVVFLTFVGFGSGIVFPSMFAMAGSVWKEGGRKAFNAIYVAQNAGVAIGAALGGLVASYSFQLIFLANTVMYIIFLLIAVFGYRGINTVSGQQTSILQENGLVKNHTKLYALLILCAGYLLCWVGYVQWQSTIAAYTQELNISLKQYSLLWTINGALIVLGQPVISAMVKWFKTLKIQMVAGMVIFIGSFAAAAIAEQFSAFVTSMVILTVGEMLIWPAVPTIANQLAPKGREGFYQGIVNSTATGGRMIGPLLGGILVDLYGISMLFAVLMVLFVFAILTTLVYDRKLKESKELAHAS; encoded by the coding sequence ATGCCGCGGACCTTATGGCTTTTAATTATTGGCATGGCAGTGAATGTAACCGGATCTTCTTTTTTGTGGCCTCTTAATACAATCTACATTCATGACCACTTAGGCAAATCCTTATCGGTAGCCGGCCTGGTTCTAATGGTGAATGCAGCTGCCAGTGTCGCGGGAAATCTAATAGGGGGAAGCCTCTATGATAAAATAGGCGGCTATCGTTCGATTCTTCTTGGAATTGTCATCACGGTAATGGCGCTCCTCGGCTTGACCTTTTGGCATGGCTGGCCTGCATATGTGGTGTTCCTTACCTTTGTCGGATTTGGATCCGGGATTGTTTTTCCTTCTATGTTTGCGATGGCGGGATCAGTCTGGAAAGAAGGAGGACGCAAAGCCTTCAATGCCATCTATGTAGCTCAGAACGCAGGTGTTGCCATTGGTGCTGCTCTTGGCGGTCTTGTGGCCTCGTACTCTTTTCAGTTAATTTTTCTGGCCAATACTGTTATGTATATCATTTTTTTATTGATCGCTGTTTTTGGCTACAGGGGAATAAACACAGTTTCCGGTCAGCAGACCTCCATCCTTCAGGAAAATGGCCTGGTTAAAAATCATACCAAGCTGTATGCACTGCTCATATTATGTGCGGGATATTTATTGTGCTGGGTCGGATATGTACAATGGCAATCGACTATTGCCGCTTATACACAGGAGTTGAACATTTCCTTAAAGCAATACAGTTTGCTGTGGACTATTAATGGAGCCCTGATTGTCTTGGGGCAGCCGGTTATCAGTGCAATGGTAAAATGGTTTAAAACATTAAAGATTCAGATGGTCGCGGGAATGGTTATATTTATTGGCTCGTTTGCTGCTGCGGCGATCGCAGAACAGTTCTCCGCATTTGTCACTAGCATGGTTATTCTTACAGTAGGCGAAATGCTAATATGGCCAGCTGTTCCGACCATTGCCAACCAGCTTGCCCCTAAAGGGAGAGAAGGGTTTTACCAGGGAATCGTTAACAGCACAGCTACAGGCGGAAGGATGATCGGCCCTTTACTGGGGGGGATTCTGGTTGATCTTTATGGAATCTCCATGCTGTTTGCTGTATTAATGGTTCTATTTGTTTTTGCCATTCTGACGACTCTTGTATATGACCGGAAATTAAAGGAGTCTAAAGAATTGGCGCATGCTTCATAA